The following proteins come from a genomic window of Ornithinimicrobium cryptoxanthini:
- a CDS encoding zinc-dependent metalloprotease, whose product MSDEMNPDRPDPQDDDADRDQPIGFRGSSDNGPRSGNGPGQTDGTTPSEPVGASGAGAEDPFAALFGGEIPPELREQLESMGLGQIDPAMMQLVQAQVQAMMSGADDGSAVNADIATEAARNAVAAAGDQSISQSTAQDVAQVVQVANLWLDQVTDMAPPVGQARALSRAEWVEESMPVWRALTEPVAAGVAAAMTTAMQEQLSNLGEGELPQIPGMPPGMDPRDLLGQMEPMMRRMSSGMFGSQLGQAVGGLAAETVSGTEVGLPLLPGETVAILPANIAAFAEGLEIDPGEVHLYLAVREAARVRLFAAVSWLGPQLLTAVQDYARDIRFDTEGIEQALRSVDPSDPEAMQQAMAGSLFAPEPSTAQRAALTRLETYLALVEGWVDTVAGRACAQHLPNAQALAETVRRRRATGGPAEKVFASLVGLELRPRRLRDAANLWAALEAEAGQDARDAAWAHPDVAPRAADLDDPLGFVQRITHRDTDDTSMDEELERLLNNEKP is encoded by the coding sequence GTGTCTGACGAGATGAACCCCGATCGCCCGGATCCGCAGGACGACGACGCCGACCGCGACCAGCCGATCGGGTTCCGAGGGTCTTCGGACAACGGTCCGCGTTCTGGGAACGGCCCGGGCCAAACTGACGGCACCACTCCCAGTGAACCAGTCGGCGCATCCGGTGCGGGAGCCGAGGACCCCTTCGCGGCCCTCTTCGGCGGGGAGATTCCCCCAGAGCTTCGTGAGCAGCTCGAGTCGATGGGTCTGGGGCAGATCGACCCGGCAATGATGCAGCTGGTCCAGGCCCAGGTGCAGGCGATGATGTCCGGCGCCGACGACGGCAGCGCTGTCAACGCCGACATCGCCACGGAGGCCGCCCGCAACGCTGTTGCTGCGGCCGGCGACCAGAGCATCTCGCAGTCCACCGCGCAGGACGTCGCACAGGTGGTGCAGGTGGCCAACCTCTGGCTGGACCAGGTGACAGACATGGCTCCCCCAGTGGGGCAGGCGCGCGCGCTCAGCCGTGCGGAGTGGGTCGAGGAGAGCATGCCGGTCTGGCGCGCGCTGACCGAGCCGGTCGCCGCCGGCGTGGCGGCTGCCATGACCACGGCGATGCAGGAACAGCTGAGCAACCTCGGCGAGGGAGAGCTGCCGCAGATCCCGGGCATGCCGCCTGGCATGGACCCCCGCGACCTGCTGGGGCAGATGGAACCGATGATGCGTCGGATGAGCTCCGGCATGTTTGGCTCCCAGCTCGGCCAGGCGGTCGGCGGACTAGCCGCCGAGACGGTCTCCGGCACCGAGGTCGGGCTGCCGCTGCTCCCAGGCGAGACTGTCGCGATCCTGCCCGCGAACATCGCGGCCTTCGCCGAGGGTCTCGAGATCGACCCGGGCGAGGTCCACCTCTATCTCGCGGTCCGCGAGGCCGCCCGCGTGCGACTCTTCGCCGCGGTCTCGTGGCTGGGTCCCCAGCTCCTCACGGCCGTGCAGGACTATGCCCGGGACATCCGGTTCGACACCGAGGGCATCGAGCAGGCACTCCGGTCGGTCGACCCGAGCGACCCGGAAGCGATGCAGCAGGCGATGGCCGGATCGCTCTTTGCGCCCGAACCAAGCACCGCCCAGCGGGCGGCGCTGACGCGCTTGGAGACCTATCTCGCGCTCGTGGAGGGATGGGTCGACACCGTCGCGGGCAGGGCCTGTGCGCAGCACCTGCCCAACGCGCAGGCTCTCGCCGAGACCGTCCGGCGACGTCGCGCCACGGGCGGTCCGGCGGAGAAGGTCTTTGCCTCACTCGTGGGCCTGGAGCTGCGTCCGCGGCGGCTGAGGGACGCCGCCAACCTGTGGGCCGCGCTGGAGGCGGAGGCAGGTCAGGACGCCAGGGACGCCGCCTGGGCCCACCCCGACGTGGCGCCGCGGGCCGCTGACCTGGACGACCCGTTGGGCTTCGTCCAGCGGATCACGCACCGGGACACCGACGACACGAGCATGGACGAGGAGCTCGAGCGGCTCCTCAACAACGAAAAGCCCTGA
- a CDS encoding NAD-dependent epimerase/dehydratase family protein gives MSSQSGAVRSRRSRASRRVALTRASSPLGSALAGELIAAGHSVVGIDSRSAPGGPGAADLEWRLTELTTPQVAEALRDVDAVVHLAHGVNLVDELTEEPGARRARLIREVQTLTVAGAAAGVRHLVVVTSAMIYGARPDNPVPLPEDSPLRSSDTEGMIADLVEIEELLERARLVHPNVTVTAVRPAPLVGPRMDSIITRHFEAPRLLRLKGTEPRWQFCHVQDLGSALDVVLRERLAPGVTVGAPGSLTQDEVEQISGLRPVTVAAAAAHGAADRLHRLGVLPLPATDLAYVSNPWVVDPQLLLEHGWRPAYDNQRALLAMLEQVRGHRALMAHRLERKDAVIGAAGAASAAVAVVATAALLRRRRTRG, from the coding sequence ATGAGTTCCCAGTCTGGAGCAGTTCGCTCTCGGCGTAGTCGCGCGTCGCGTCGGGTGGCGCTGACGCGTGCCTCCTCGCCGCTCGGTTCAGCCCTCGCGGGCGAGCTGATCGCCGCGGGACACTCGGTGGTTGGCATCGACAGCCGGTCCGCGCCGGGCGGGCCCGGTGCGGCAGACCTCGAGTGGCGCCTGACCGAGCTCACCACCCCGCAGGTCGCGGAGGCCCTGCGCGACGTCGACGCCGTGGTCCACCTGGCGCACGGGGTCAACCTCGTGGACGAGCTGACCGAGGAGCCGGGGGCCCGGCGCGCGCGGCTGATCCGGGAGGTCCAGACGCTGACGGTGGCGGGAGCAGCGGCAGGAGTCCGCCACCTGGTCGTCGTGACCAGCGCCATGATCTATGGCGCCAGGCCAGACAACCCGGTGCCCCTGCCGGAGGACAGCCCCCTGCGTTCGTCGGACACCGAGGGCATGATCGCGGACCTTGTGGAGATCGAGGAGCTGCTGGAACGTGCCCGCCTGGTGCATCCGAACGTCACGGTCACCGCGGTCCGGCCCGCACCACTGGTCGGCCCGAGGATGGACAGCATCATCACCCGACACTTCGAGGCACCCCGTCTCCTGCGGCTCAAGGGCACCGAGCCGCGCTGGCAGTTCTGCCACGTCCAGGACCTCGGGAGCGCCCTCGACGTCGTGCTGCGTGAGCGGCTCGCGCCGGGCGTGACGGTCGGAGCTCCCGGGAGCCTGACCCAGGACGAGGTGGAGCAGATCTCGGGCCTGCGACCCGTGACGGTCGCCGCTGCCGCGGCGCACGGTGCGGCAGACCGGCTGCACCGCCTCGGTGTCCTGCCGCTGCCGGCGACCGACCTCGCCTATGTGTCCAACCCGTGGGTGGTCGACCCACAGCTGCTCCTCGAGCACGGGTGGCGGCCTGCCTACGACAATCAGCGGGCGCTGCTGGCCATGCTTGAGCAGGTCCGCGGCCACCGCGCGCTGATGGCACACCGGCTGGAGCGCAAGGATGCGGTGATCGGGGCTGCCGGGGCCGCCAGTGCCGCGGTCGCGGTGGTTGCCACAGCAGCCCTGCTGAGGCGGCGCCGCACACGGGGCTGA
- a CDS encoding molybdenum cofactor biosynthesis protein MoaE has product MDAVNPDAQRVVRAEIVDSGPSVDEVLAAVRHPAAGAVSVFVGVVRDHDGGREGVVRLDYSAHPEAAAQLAEIAEEVARMPGVQRVAAVHRRGELEVGDTAVVCAVSAGHRGQAFDACRALIEELKARVPIWKKQLFDTGSTEWVGL; this is encoded by the coding sequence ATGGACGCCGTGAACCCTGATGCACAGCGCGTGGTCCGCGCCGAGATCGTGGACTCAGGTCCATCCGTCGACGAGGTGCTGGCCGCGGTCAGACACCCGGCCGCTGGTGCGGTCTCGGTCTTTGTCGGCGTCGTGCGCGACCACGACGGTGGGCGCGAGGGCGTGGTCCGGCTGGACTACAGCGCCCACCCCGAGGCAGCGGCGCAGCTCGCGGAGATCGCCGAGGAGGTTGCTCGTATGCCGGGGGTCCAGCGGGTGGCCGCCGTGCACCGTCGAGGGGAGCTGGAGGTCGGCGACACCGCCGTGGTCTGCGCCGTGTCGGCAGGCCACCGAGGTCAGGCCTTCGACGCGTGCCGCGCGCTCATCGAGGAGCTCAAGGCACGGGTGCCGATCTGGAAGAAGCAGCTGTTCGACACCGGCTCCACCGAATGGGTCGGCCTGTGA
- a CDS encoding YlbL family protein → MSYFGGPPAGQHPPNPPHTRIGWTTGLLLALAVLLVLGVALMNIVTVDKVIYRPAGVHDTLGEINGAPVVHVEGLETFETSGSLDFLTILIDGGPRSDVTAWDWLLAELNPATTVYETDQVYPPDVTAEQIQDENVEMMQRSQNGAAVVALRAFGVEVPQDVKVAQIVKGAPAADTLEVDDQILTVDGTPIAEPDEVREVLQTFEPGDVVPFSVLRAGEELSLKVPTGESDPDPAEPDAPARTVIGVFLLGDYELPYEVTIDAGNVGGPSAGMMFALAIYDKITPGPLTGGLNIAGTGTINSDGQVGGIGGIHQKMYAAERAGVDYFLAPAENCDAVVGNIPDGLQVAKVETFEQAKDLVEALGEGEDVPLPQCG, encoded by the coding sequence GTGAGCTATTTCGGAGGACCGCCGGCCGGGCAGCACCCACCGAACCCGCCTCACACCCGCATCGGATGGACGACCGGGCTGCTGCTCGCGCTCGCGGTCCTGCTGGTGCTCGGCGTGGCCCTCATGAACATCGTCACCGTCGACAAGGTGATCTATCGCCCCGCCGGGGTGCACGACACCCTGGGCGAGATCAACGGTGCCCCCGTGGTGCACGTCGAGGGCCTGGAGACCTTCGAGACCTCGGGCTCGCTCGACTTCCTCACCATCCTGATCGACGGGGGACCGCGTTCGGACGTGACCGCGTGGGACTGGCTGCTGGCCGAGCTGAACCCCGCGACCACGGTCTATGAGACAGACCAGGTCTATCCGCCGGACGTGACCGCCGAGCAGATCCAGGACGAGAACGTCGAGATGATGCAGCGCTCGCAGAACGGCGCAGCCGTGGTGGCGCTGCGAGCGTTCGGTGTCGAGGTGCCCCAGGACGTCAAGGTGGCGCAGATCGTCAAGGGCGCACCTGCCGCTGACACGCTGGAGGTCGACGACCAGATCCTCACGGTGGACGGCACCCCGATCGCCGAGCCCGACGAGGTTAGAGAGGTCCTGCAGACGTTTGAGCCTGGTGACGTCGTGCCGTTCAGCGTGCTGCGCGCCGGCGAGGAACTCTCCCTCAAGGTGCCCACCGGAGAGAGCGATCCGGACCCGGCCGAACCCGATGCGCCTGCGCGCACGGTGATCGGTGTCTTCCTCCTCGGCGACTACGAGCTCCCCTACGAGGTCACCATCGACGCCGGCAACGTGGGTGGCCCGTCAGCAGGAATGATGTTTGCCCTGGCGATCTACGACAAGATCACACCCGGACCCCTGACCGGCGGACTCAACATCGCCGGCACCGGCACGATCAACTCCGATGGGCAGGTGGGCGGCATCGGTGGCATCCACCAGAAGATGTATGCCGCCGAACGGGCCGGGGTGGACTACTTCCTGGCGCCGGCCGAGAACTGCGACGCGGTGGTCGGCAACATTCCGGACGGCCTGCAGGTCGCCAAGGTGGAGACCTTCGAGCAGGCCAAGGACCTCGTCGAGGCGCTCGGCGAGGGCGAGGACGTGCCGCTGCCCCAGTGCGGATGA
- a CDS encoding PPA1309 family protein: protein MPDLSQILTKAAADTERHVARLGWDQAPRLFALVRTDALMSAEPGLRGQLTGAEPDSLTSIEQEGMAATSNVETMLGTLGWPDGVDGAAIAIERIVVPPEAERDLPIHPTEATEALAAHPARKDVRLLAAVLRTGESVCLLRQRDFDSDDAVAIGQEIAPGLVEALRATLSN from the coding sequence GTGCCCGACCTCTCACAGATCCTCACCAAGGCCGCAGCTGACACCGAGCGGCACGTGGCCCGGCTCGGCTGGGACCAGGCTCCGCGCCTGTTTGCCCTGGTCCGCACCGACGCGCTGATGAGCGCCGAACCTGGCCTGCGTGGTCAGCTTACCGGTGCCGAGCCGGACAGCCTGACCTCGATCGAGCAGGAGGGGATGGCGGCGACCTCCAACGTCGAGACCATGCTCGGGACCCTGGGCTGGCCGGATGGGGTAGATGGGGCCGCGATCGCGATCGAGCGCATCGTCGTGCCGCCGGAGGCCGAGCGCGACCTGCCGATCCACCCGACCGAGGCCACCGAGGCCCTCGCCGCCCACCCGGCCCGCAAGGACGTCCGTCTCCTCGCCGCCGTCCTGCGCACCGGTGAGTCCGTCTGCCTCCTGCGACAGCGCGACTTCGACTCCGACGACGCCGTCGCCATCGGTCAGGAGATCGCGCCGGGGCTGGTCGAGGCGCTGCGGGCCACCCTCAGCAACTGA